A stretch of the Haliaeetus albicilla chromosome 17, bHalAlb1.1, whole genome shotgun sequence genome encodes the following:
- the EIF4A3 gene encoding eukaryotic initiation factor 4A-III, producing MSGSAGSGGTAGSARKRLMKEEDMTKVEFETSEEVDVTPTFDTMGLREDLLRGIYAYGFEKPSAIQQRAIKQIIKGRDVIAQSQSGTGKTATFSISVLQCLDIQVRETQALILAPTRELAVQIQKGLLALGDYMNVQCHACIGGTNVGEDIRKLDYGQHVVAGTPGRVFDMIRRRSLRTRAIKMLVLDEADEMLNKGFKEQIYDVYRYLPPATQVVLISATLPHEILEMTNKFMTDPIRILVKRDELTLEGIKQFFVAVEREEWKFDTLCDLYDTLTITQAVIFCNTKRKVDWLTEKMREANFTVSSMHGDMPQKERESIMKEFRSGASRVLISTDVWARGLDVPQVSLIINYDLPNNRELYIHRIGRSGRYGRKGVAINFVKNDDIRILRDIEQYYSTQIDEMPMNVADLI from the exons ATGTCGGGGTCGGCGGGATCCGGCGGGACGGCCGGCTCGGCGCGGAAGCGGCTGATGAAGGAGGAGGACATGACGAAGGTGGAGTTCGAGACGAGCGAGGAGGTGGACGTGACGCCCACCTTCGACACCATGGGCCTGCGGGAGGACCTGCTGCGCGGCATCTACGCCTACG GTTTCGAGAAGCCCTCGGCCATCCAGCAGCGAGCCATCAAGCAGATCATCAAGGGGAGAGACGTGATCGCCCA GTCACAGTCAGGAACAGGGAAGACAGCAACATTCTCCATCTCTGTTCTGCAGTGCCTGGATATACAG GTTCGCGAGACCCAGGCATTGATCTTGGCACCAACTCGGGAGCTGGCTGTACAGATTCAGAAG GGTCTTCTTGCTCTGGGAGACTACATGAATGTCCAGTGTCACGCCTGCATCGGAGGGACCAACGTGGGCGAAGATATCCGAAAACTGGATTATGGGCAGCATGTTGTTGCTGGCACTCCAGGCCGTGTGTTTG ATATGATTCGTCGTCGAAGTTTAAGGACTCGTGCCATcaaaatgctggttttggaTGAAGCAGATGAAATGCTCAATAAAG GTTTTAAGGAGCAGATTTATGATGTGTACAGATACTTGCCTCCAGCTACACAGGTGGTTCTGATCAGCGCCACTTTGCCTCATGAAATCCTGGAGATGACCAACAAATTCATGACAGACCCCATTCGCATCTTGGTGAAACG TGATGAGCTGACCCTTGAAGGAATCAAGCAGTTTTTCGTGGCTGTGGAGAGGGAAGAATGGAAGTTTGACACCTTGTGCGATCTCTATGACACGCTCACAATCACCCAGGCTGTCATCTTCTGTAACACCAAGAGAAAG GTAGACTGGCTCACAGAGAAGATGAGAGAAGCCAACTTCACAGTTTCATCCATGCATGGGGACATGCCACAAAAGGAGAGAGAGTCCATCATGAAAGAGTTCAGATCTGGCGCAAG CCGAGTCCTTATTTCAACAGATGTTTGGGCTAGAGGTCTGGATGTGCCTCAGGTGTCCCTGATCATTAACTACGACTTACCCAACAACAGAGAACTCTACATACACAG AATTGGCCGGTCAGGCAGATACGGCCGAAAAGGTGTAGCAATCAACTTTGTGAAGAATGATGACATCCGCATCCTGCGAGACATCGAGCAGTACTATTCCACCCAGATAGATGAGATGCCCATGAACG ttGCTGATCTTATCTGA